The following proteins come from a genomic window of Maribacter sp. HTCC2170:
- a CDS encoding substrate-binding periplasmic protein: MGQVAQDTIKVGYTSAPPFIIEFEDRLEGINIWLWEKVANDLNMEFTYEKMEFKGMLNALENGAIDMSINPLTITSERSKKMEFTDSFYASNSTIAIAEASTLQKFKSFVFGFFNVNFLKGFFLLLFIILLFGVLAWFFERNKNKEQFRTGFNGIWDGIWWSAVTLTTVGYGDKAPKSKLGKVTSLVLMFGGLLFISGLTASIASSLTINQLNSNPDSFNEFKNKTVGSIKNSSSNEFLKNHFFKEIKVYDGVVPSLKELNNNKIDAVIYDEPILKYRIQQDSTLNKLSVLPIKFDVQFYAFGLTKNNIELEQRISQKILEIIESQEWQIILNEYGLSEI; encoded by the coding sequence ATGGGACAGGTAGCGCAAGACACGATTAAGGTGGGTTATACCTCAGCACCTCCGTTCATTATTGAATTTGAAGACCGTTTAGAGGGAATAAACATTTGGTTATGGGAAAAAGTGGCCAATGACCTTAATATGGAATTCACCTATGAGAAAATGGAGTTCAAAGGAATGCTCAATGCACTTGAAAATGGTGCAATTGATATGAGTATAAACCCACTTACCATTACAAGTGAGCGAAGTAAGAAAATGGAGTTTACAGATTCTTTCTATGCCTCGAACTCTACTATCGCAATTGCCGAAGCATCTACTCTGCAAAAGTTCAAGAGCTTCGTTTTTGGTTTTTTTAATGTGAATTTCCTAAAAGGTTTTTTTCTTTTGCTGTTCATAATTCTTCTTTTTGGTGTGTTGGCGTGGTTTTTTGAACGTAATAAGAACAAAGAGCAATTTAGAACCGGTTTCAATGGTATATGGGATGGTATCTGGTGGTCTGCAGTAACCCTTACCACTGTAGGTTATGGTGATAAAGCACCTAAAAGTAAATTGGGAAAAGTAACATCGTTAGTGTTGATGTTTGGGGGATTGTTGTTTATTAGTGGGTTAACGGCAAGTATTGCATCAAGTTTAACTATAAACCAGTTGAACAGTAACCCGGATAGTTTTAATGAATTCAAGAATAAAACGGTGGGTTCTATTAAAAACTCTAGTAGTAATGAGTTTTTAAAAAATCATTTCTTTAAGGAAATAAAAGTTTACGACGGGGTAGTACCAAGTTTGAAAGAATTGAATAACAATAAGATTGATGCGGTTATTTATGACGAACCAATTTTAAAATACCGAATTCAGCAAGACTCCACCTTGAACAAACTATCAGTCTTACCAATTAAATTTGACGTTCAATTTTACGCCTTTGGTTTAACAAAGAACAACATTGAACTTGAACAACGTATTTCGCAAAAAATATTGGAGATTATTGA